Proteins encoded together in one Anopheles darlingi chromosome 3, idAnoDarlMG_H_01, whole genome shotgun sequence window:
- the LOC125957884 gene encoding uncharacterized protein LOC125957884 isoform X1 → MGCASSSPLINGGGPGGVVESAKEAATKTATDVLHAGEAAIHDVGEHVKDAVQNVTHELENVLGGGGKKDKSDTINEDDQGGEDGSPMAEKDYQIIRLKGSKQNSVDETLENMKNDMMSKAQHSFGDDPERMADDLMRETEELMRDAETGIAHTRQQVLDEMTTRITSTEDGTIEILNLEGNAPMSPVHSIDSLKTTSPEPEIERILADAAVDSAAGHDRPASPKATLNTLTVPAATVATNGAAGDEGMPMMANKPDV, encoded by the exons atgggTTGTGCCAGTAGCTCACCATTGATCAACGGTGGCGGTcccggtggtgtggttgaATCGGCAAAGGAAGCAGCAACCAAGACGGCCACCGATGTGCTCCATGCTGGCGAAGCGGCCATCCATG ATGTCGGTGAACATGTGAAGGACGCCGTCCAGAATGTCACGCACGAGCTGGAGAacgtgctcggtggtggtggcaagaaGGATAAATCCGACACGATCAACGAGGATGACCAGGGTGGCGAGGATGGGTCACCGATGGCGGAAAAGGACTATCAGATCATACGGTTGAAGGGCTCGAAGCAGAACAGCGTCGACGAGACGCTCGAGAACATGAAGAACGACATGATGTCGAAGGCGCAGCACAGCTTCGGCGATGACCCCGAGCGGATGGCGGACGATCTGATGCGCGAGACGGAGGAGCTGATGCGGGACGCCGAGACGGGCATCGCGCACACCCGCCAGCAGGTGCTGGACGAGATGACGACGCGCATCACCTCCACCGAGGACGGTACGATCGAAATCCTTAACCTGGAAGGTAACGCGCCCATGTCACCGGTCCATTCGATTGACAGTTTGAAAACTACTTCACCAGAGCCCGAGATCGAGCGGATACTGGCGGATGCGGCCGTTGACAGTGCGGCCGGCCACGATCGACCAGCTTCGCCCAAGGCCACACTCAACACGCTGACCGTTCCAGCTGCTACCGTCGCCACTAATGGTGCGGCTGGCGACGAAgggatgccgatgatggcaaACAAACCGGATGTGTGA
- the LOC125957884 gene encoding uncharacterized protein LOC125957884 isoform X2, translating into MGCASSSPLINGGGPGGVVESAKEAATKTATDVLHAGEAAIHDVGEHVKDAVQNVTHELENVLGGGGKKDKSDTINEDDQGGEDGSPMAEKDYQIIRLKGSKQNSVDETLENMKNDMMSKAQHSFGDDPERMADDLMRETEELMRDAETGIAHTRQQVLDEMTTRITSTEDEPEIERILADAAVDSAAGHDRPASPKATLNTLTVPAATVATNGAAGDEGMPMMANKPDV; encoded by the exons atgggTTGTGCCAGTAGCTCACCATTGATCAACGGTGGCGGTcccggtggtgtggttgaATCGGCAAAGGAAGCAGCAACCAAGACGGCCACCGATGTGCTCCATGCTGGCGAAGCGGCCATCCATG ATGTCGGTGAACATGTGAAGGACGCCGTCCAGAATGTCACGCACGAGCTGGAGAacgtgctcggtggtggtggcaagaaGGATAAATCCGACACGATCAACGAGGATGACCAGGGTGGCGAGGATGGGTCACCGATGGCGGAAAAGGACTATCAGATCATACGGTTGAAGGGCTCGAAGCAGAACAGCGTCGACGAGACGCTCGAGAACATGAAGAACGACATGATGTCGAAGGCGCAGCACAGCTTCGGCGATGACCCCGAGCGGATGGCGGACGATCTGATGCGCGAGACGGAGGAGCTGATGCGGGACGCCGAGACGGGCATCGCGCACACCCGCCAGCAGGTGCTGGACGAGATGACGACGCGCATCACCTCCACCGAGGACG AGCCCGAGATCGAGCGGATACTGGCGGATGCGGCCGTTGACAGTGCGGCCGGCCACGATCGACCAGCTTCGCCCAAGGCCACACTCAACACGCTGACCGTTCCAGCTGCTACCGTCGCCACTAATGGTGCGGCTGGCGACGAAgggatgccgatgatggcaaACAAACCGGATGTGTGA
- the LOC125957889 gene encoding rutC family protein UK114 — protein sequence MSSIVRKVISTKKCPKALAPYNQAIVADRTVYCSGVLGMELDTLKLVPGGAAAQTAKALEHLTNLLSEAGSGIDKVVKTTVLLGDMNDYATVNEEYKKVFSGSFPARTCYGGIKLPLGAAVEIEAIALTGAVVNISE from the exons atgtCGTCGATCGTTCGCAAAGTGATCTCCACCAAGAAGTGCCCCAAAGCGCTGGCACCGTACAA CCAAGCCATCGTCGCTGACCGCACGGTCTACTGTTCCGGTGTGCTCGGTATGGAGCTGGACACGCTGAAGCTAGTGCCGGGCGGTGCTGCCGCACAAACGGCCAAAGCACTCGAGCATTTGACCAATCTGCTGAGCGAAGCCGGCTCCGGCATTGATAAGGTTGTCAAAACGACCGTCCTGTTAGGTGATATGAACGACTACGCCACCGTGAACGAGGAGTACAAGAAAG TGTTCAGCGGCAGCTTTCCGGCCCGTACCTGCTACGGTGGCATTAAGTTACCGCTCGGTGCAGCGGTAGAGATTGAGGCCATCGCACTTACCGGTGCGGTGGTCAACATTTCCGAATGA
- the LOC125957857 gene encoding uncharacterized protein LOC125957857 has translation MQHRQPFRKESFRDRPLHRAAAEGDTKAVAERLAQDINPYEPAEKGITPLFVAVRNRKEAVVRLLLDRYEEDLRSVRETIKHRFLWKVEATGWRSRPILIAWTREECERAVELATNCPAGIPLNAQVFVWLHHIHEGHRFVALDVANRSKLVAVFRFIGQLLPNGVFSLDRSDYRENYDNCLQVACCYSTVEIVDLLIARGASLTLGTGPNDRTPFMAACEMVRELMIEHLLAKHIDRFDPTARRQDGKNIVHLLVQNQNYKFLERLMGRLVQYRVKQFRETDSRAFNQIFFYRGSGEWSYEHIWHHLRSQQIKQLCAKYAKQYQLDVTVELPGTILLEYLVRRGLLLDYCYETIRNNLSLLRLCGGYDELAILHRLIVSKRMEFAEELYRDHGEIVKGIFEAEPNQAYSTMRYVVQQAEEPGLQFILKHHREYFLRDVDKLLESTVGMYFFKELRQKKPHFVDSLLKSIPELQDAINEAKNGKKETYEIDNDFYAVFEKLRNSFSKTVEQLEADGKVLEEYRDGSDQRSFLHAAAHYGDLTLMERLLERNFDVLLRDRNSLLPIHLTYHESAFEMILAKNEYAQLQYLTEEGYNLLHICCKRGFRGPGVLEMLCANGMDVNGAAPDGQLPLSLACCCGTVRFLLKHGARVELLNEQLVEANLSNMRYCAAWVLLPHIAHLEWFTKIAHRYLPWMVGTQNRDFFSCSNEQDLTEHEGIRRILFDSLYKHSRQQASELFTTVAHRAIVCCTRWFLDYDYDLNYDHADYMGYTPLLGLVSYMEVPNSDIIERLLRKSINVNAVTDRKQTALILFADRFRSAQWYGHTVDTARLLVNRGVNIDAQDEEGNTALHLAFRGEHWELVVFLIESNANLKLKNVVGKVACEMAPAFSQILYGFLKSL, from the exons ATGCAACATCGGCAACCCTTCCGGAAGGAGAGCTTCCGGGATCGGCCTTTGCACCGAGCAGCGGCTGAAGGTGATACCAAAGCAGTGGCAGAGCGTTTGGCTCAAGATATCAATCCTTATGAACCGGCAGAAAAGGGCATTACACCGTTGTTTGTCGCGGTACGGAACAGGAAAGAAGccgtcgttcgtttgctgctcgatcgttACGAGGAGGATCTGCGTAGCGTTCGTGAAACCATCAAACATCGGTTTCTGTGGAAGGTAGAAGCAACCGGATGGAGGAGCAGACCAATCTTGATTGCCTGGACGAGGGAAGAGTGCGAGAGAGCCGTCGAATTGGCGACAAACTGTCCGGCGGGCATACCTCTGAACGCGCAAGTCTTCGTTTGGCTCCATCACATACACGAGGGACATCGCTTCGTAGCGTTGGATGTGGCCAACCGCAGCAAACTGGTCGCGGTGTTTCGATTCATCGGGCAGCTTCTTCCGAACGGAGTATTTTCCCTGGATCGAAGTGACTACCGGGAGAATTACGACAACTGTCTTCAGGTGGCCTGCTGCTACTCTACTGTGGAAATAGTGGATCTGTTGATCGCCAGAGGAGCCTCCTTGACCCTGGGGACTGGTCCAAACGATAGAACCCCGTTCATGGCGGCTTGTGAGATGGTACGAGAGCTGATGATTGAGCATCTGCTCGCGAAACacatcgatcgtttcgatccAACCGCACGAAGACAGGATGGCAAGAACATAGTGCATCTGCTggtgcaaaaccaaaactacaAGTTTCTGGAACGATTAATGGGCCGTTTAGTACAGTATCGTGTGAAGCAGTTTCGGGAAACAGATTCCCGAGCGTTCAACCAAATCTTCTTCTATCGTGGTTCAGGCGAGTGGTCTTACGAACACATTTGGCACCACCTACGATCACAACAAATCAAGCAACTGTGCGCCAAGTACGCAAAACAATATCAGCTAGATGTAACCGTTGAGTTGCCAGGCACGATACTACTAGAGTACTTGGTGCGACGGGGCCTACTGTTAGATTATTGTTACGAGACGATCAGGAACAATTTGTCATTGCTACGATTGTGTGGTGGATATGATGAACTAGCCATACTACATAGGTTGATCGTGAGCAAACGGATGGAATTCGCCGAAGAGCTGTATCGCGACCATGGCGAGATTGTAAAAGGCATATTTGAAGCGGAACCAAATCAAGCATATTCAACAATGCGCTATGTAGTGCAGCAAGCAGAGGAGCCAGGATTGCAGTTTATACTGAAACACCACCGAGAGTACTTCTTGCGTGATGTGGACAAATTGCTGGAATCGACCGTTGGAATGTATTTCTTCAAGGAACTACGCCAAAAGAAACCTCATTTCGTTGATTCTCTGTTGAAATCCATTCCCGAGCTTCAGGATGCGATTAATGAAGCGAAAAACGGCAAGAAGGAAACCTACGAAATTGATAATG ATTTTTACGCCGTGTTCGAGAAGTTGAGGAATAGTTTCTCAAAAACCGTGGAGCAGCTGGAAGCAGACGGAAAGGTATTAGAGGAATATCGCGATGGTAGTGACCAGCGATCGTTCCTGCATGCTGCAGCCCACTATGGTGATCTAACGCTGATGGAGCGCTTGCTAGAACGTAACTTTGATGTCTTACTGCGTGATCGAAATAGCTTGTTACCGATACACCTGACCTACCACGAGAGTGCCTTCGAAATGATCCTAGCCAAAAACGAATACGCTCAGCTACAATACTTGACAGAGGAGGGATACAACCTGTTGCATATTTGCTGCAAACGGGGTTTTCGAGGTCCCGGCGTTCTGGAGATGCTGTGTGCTAATGGAATGGACGTCAACGGAGCAGCACCTGATGGACAGTTACCCCTATCGTTAGCCTGTTGTTGTGGAACTGTCCGGTTTCTGCTAAAACACGGTGCTCGAGTGGAACTATTGAACGAGCAGCTCGTGGAAGCTAACCTATCGAATATGCGCTATTGCGCGGCATGGGTGCTGTTACCGCACATTGCACATCTAGAATGGTTTACTAAAATAGCTCACCGCTATCTTCCTTGGATGGTAGGCACGCAGAATAGGGATTTCTTTTCTTGCAGCAACGAGCAAGATCTAACCGAACATGAAGGCATTCGTCGGATTCTGTTCGATAGTCTCTACAAACACTCCCGTCAGCAGGCATCGGAACTGTTTACTACGGTCGCTCATCGTGCAATCGTTTGCTGTACGCGCTGGTTCTTGGATTACGATTACGATCTGAACTACGATCATGCCGATTATATGGGTTACACGCCACTCCTCGGTTTGGTGAGCTATATGGAGGTACCGAACAGTGATATCATTGAACGATTGTTACGGAAATCGATTAACGTGAATGCGGTGACTGATCGGAAGCAGACGGCGCTGATACTTTTCGCTGACCGTTTTCGATCGGCTCAGTGGTATGGCCATACGGTAGATACGGCCCGATTGTTAGTGAATCGGGGTGTCAATATTGATGCACAGGATGAGGAAGGTAATACGGCACTGCATCTAGCGTTCAGGGGTGAGCACTGGGAGCTGGTGGTTTTCTTGATCGAGTCCAATGCGAATCTAAAACTGAAGAATGTTGTTGGTAAGGTAGCGTGTGAGATGGCTCCCGCTTTTAGCCAAATTTTGTACGGATTTCTAAAGAGTCTTTAA
- the LOC125957873 gene encoding uncharacterized protein LOC125957873, whose product MEISKKNAFFEKLKLNVTDSFDRLRKAVDMREKLLLRQLTVLVQQAQHITHEFDSIRFSGDGEEDLIGRIRAYGRYNTENLNIMLQKEPYENEDYILPSNDHDIMHKSCRQGADDERDPESEEIVVEFFNNRSLIREGAEMLCESIINLTLNESRELIDRTIGVKPTTDLVSGEEEDVRLEEHDLPEVRTCKIDPTAYRLPHRNHRRSSLSGVALRDETNCGDWVPFQGELHNIVKELGAEGSDDGCNNNRKPSGGNLGNQHQLVAAKTRSTSRDGDKLVSHSFPTPHRMIPKASQTDGLLIAATDSEGNLTPCKAATDKRVHNVGHLTMGGCGSTINLKNVTNLTINACPERLPAPTVTKTVERASATEAAENKVPSEEGSPVCGFYKRLITENKILRNHIFNSKETTDTANIANQPTLDADSSSASAKTSSQDSLYDLYYEVLRSVAEEKAEMKRKIAEKNHPSLGMMMRDMYDRLIEQAKATGANPLIKQEKTEEEAETDATHIQQWLEQIFTEPETEPIQNDDMLEFSKID is encoded by the exons atggAAATCAGcaagaaaaatgcatttttcgaaAAG CTCAAGCTAAACGTGACCGATTCCTTCGATCGACTGCGAAAAGCGGTGGATATGCGGGAAAAACTTCTGCTGAGACAGCTGACGGTGCTCGTCCAGCAGGCCCAACACATCACGCACGAGTTCGACAGCATCCGGTTTAG cggcgacggcgaggaGGATCTGATAGGGCGCATCAGAGCGTACGGGCGGTACAATACGGAAAACCTAAACATCATGCTCCAGAAGGAACCGTACGAAAACGAGGACTATATACTGCCCTCGAACGATCATGATATCATGCACAAAAGCTGCCGGCAAGGGGCGGACGATGAGCGGGATCCGGAAAGCGAGGAGATCGTTGTCGAgtttttcaacaaccgctcgCTGATCCGCGAAGGCGCCGAAATGTTGTGCGAATCGATCATCAACCTTACGCTGAACGAAAGCCGTGAgctcatcgatcgaacgattggTGTGAAGCCAACAACGGACCTGGTTtcgggagaagaagaagatgtgagACTAGAAGAGCATGATTTACCGGAAGTGCGCACGTGTAAAATTGATCCAACGGCCTATCGGCTACCCCATCGTAACCACCGGAGAAGCTCCTTGTCAGGGGTGGCTTTGCGTGATGAAACGAACTGTGGGGACTGGGTGCCATTCCAAGGTGAGCTGCACAATATTGTCAAGGAGCTCGGAGCTGAGGGCAGTGATGATGGCTGCAACAACAATCGTAAACCCAGTGGCGGTAACCTTggcaaccagcaccagttgGTAGCCGCGAAGACGCGCAGTACATCGCGTGATGGAGACAAATTGGTTTCACATTCCTTTCCAACGCCCCACCGTATGATCCCCAAAGCATCGCAAACGGACGGTCTACTGATTGCGGCCACCGATTCGGAAGGAAATTTGACTCCATGCAAAGCTGCCACAGACAAAAGGGTGCACAATGTTGGCCATTTAACGATGGGTGGTTGCGGCAGTACCATCAATTTGAAAAACGTAACCAATCTGACGATAAACGCATGCCCGGAGCGCCTACCGGCCCCGACAGTGACGAAAACGGTGGAACGTGCTTCCGCTactgaagcagcagaaaacaaGGTACCTTCCGAGGAAGGAAGTCCGGTGTGTGGTTTCTACAAGCGGCTTATTACGGAAAACAAGATCCTAAGAAATcacatttttaattcaaaagAAACGACCGATACGGCGAACATTGCGAATCAACCGACGTTGGATGCGGATAGTTCCTCCGCATCGGCCAAAACTTCTTCTCAGGATTCTTTGTACGATTTGTACTATGAAGTGCTGCGGTCTGTGGCGGAAGAAAAGGCAGAGATGAAACGGAAAATAGCTGAAAAAAATCATCCGAGCttagggatgatgatgagagacATGTACGATCGACTGATCGAGCAAGCAAAAGCAACTGGAGCCAATCCGTTGATAAAGCAAGAGAAAACGGAGGAAGAGGCAGAAACCGATGCGACGCACATACAACAGTGGCTCGAGCAGATCTTTACGGAACCCGAGACAGAACCAATTCAAAACGATGATATGCTGGAGTTTAGTAAAATTGACTAA
- the LOC125957879 gene encoding spermine synthase isoform X2, with protein MSANTVLLDFSLDPARINDEVSRKDIVKLCKESLEKYLPGVKITYDMLTTDGYLCMLSDAATIVTIRFFLQGLITINIEYYRQDGEEPKISFEQSRELENHLVQKLKLNHGQSLPPLQRGPLTRYFPTADERVIEYDIDRVLFDKRSEFQKIQIVHSKSLGNMLVLDELQNIAEADLIYTETLMRRGVEEYAGKEICILGGGDGALLYELLKEKPKHVVMLEIDEMVMQACNKYMNSICGDVLEKRKDDHYEIIVGDCMSYLNKYIKEGRQFDYVFGDLTDIPISDTPTGEMWDFIRLIQESSFKVLKPDGKFMTHGNGVSCPESLEMYEQQLNKLTPKVTYTKCTAFVPSFMEEWVFYQVQRQNTDDAASV; from the exons ATGTCTGCGAATACCGTGCTGTTGGATTTCTCGCTCGACCCCGCCCGGATCAACGATGAGGTTTCCCGCAAGGACATCGTGAAGCTGTGCAAAGAGAGCCTGGAAAAGTACCTGCCGGGGGTCAAGATTACGTACGATATGCTGACGACCGACGGCTATCTGTGCATGCTGAgcgacgccgccaccatcgtgaCCATCCGCTTCTTCCTGCAGGGGCTAATAACGATCAACATCGAGTACTACCGGCAGGACGGCGAGGAGCCGAAAATTTCCTTCGAA CAATCCCGTGAGCTAGAGAACCATTTGgtgcaaaaattaaaactcAACCATGGCCAATCGCTACCACCGCTCCAACGGGGTCCCTTAACCCGTTATTTCCCGACCGCAG ACGAGCGTGTGATCGAGTATGACATCGATCGTGTGCTGTTCGATAAGCGGTCCGAGTTCCAGAAGATTCAAATCGTCCACTCGAAGAGTCTGGGAAATATGCTAGTCTTAGACGAATTGCAGA ATATTGCGGAAGCCGATCTCATCTACACCGAAACGCTGATGCGGCGTGGCGTAGAGGAATACGCCGGTAAGGAAATCTGTATTCTGGGCGGAGGCGATGGAGCCCTGCTGTACGAACTGCTCAAGGAGAAACCGAAGCACGTTGTCATGCTAGAGATCGATGAGATGGTTATGCAGGCGTGCAACAAATATATGAACTCGATCTGTGGAGATGTGCTGGAGAAGCGTAAGGACGATCACTATGAGATCATCGTCGGCGACTGTATGTCGTATTTGAACAAGTACATCAAGGAGGGTCGCCAATTCGATTACGTGTTCGGCGATTTGACCGATATTCCGATATCCGATACGCCGACCGGTGAAATGTGGGACTTTATTCGTTTGATTCAGGAGTCCTCCTTCAAGGTGCTGAAACCAGATGGAAAATTTATGACGCAT GGGAACGGCGTTAGCTGCCCAGAATCGCTGGAAATgtacgagcagcagctcaacaaACTGACACCAAAGGTGACGTACACCAAGTGTACGGCGTTCGTTCCATCCTTTATGGAGGAATGGGTATTCTATCAGGTGCAACGCCAGAACACGGATGATGCCGCTAGCGTCTGA
- the LOC125957879 gene encoding spermine synthase isoform X1 — protein MSANTVLLDFSLDPARINDEVSRKDIVKLCKESLEKYLPGVKITYDMLTTDGYLCMLSDAATIVTIRFFLQGLITINIEYYRQDGEEPKISFENMKSLENGLRIRLEAKRSKHLPPIKRGSNVDVYLTSSDERVIEYDIDRVLFDKRSEFQKIQIVHSKSLGNMLVLDELQNIAEADLIYTETLMRRGVEEYAGKEICILGGGDGALLYELLKEKPKHVVMLEIDEMVMQACNKYMNSICGDVLEKRKDDHYEIIVGDCMSYLNKYIKEGRQFDYVFGDLTDIPISDTPTGEMWDFIRLIQESSFKVLKPDGKFMTHGNGVSCPESLEMYEQQLNKLTPKVTYTKCTAFVPSFMEEWVFYQVQRQNTDDAASV, from the exons ATGTCTGCGAATACCGTGCTGTTGGATTTCTCGCTCGACCCCGCCCGGATCAACGATGAGGTTTCCCGCAAGGACATCGTGAAGCTGTGCAAAGAGAGCCTGGAAAAGTACCTGCCGGGGGTCAAGATTACGTACGATATGCTGACGACCGACGGCTATCTGTGCATGCTGAgcgacgccgccaccatcgtgaCCATCCGCTTCTTCCTGCAGGGGCTAATAACGATCAACATCGAGTACTACCGGCAGGACGGCGAGGAGCCGAAAATTTCCTTCGAA AACATGAAATCGCTCGAAAATGGTTTGCGCATCAGACTGGAGGCTAAGCGCTCCAAGCATCTTCCACCGATAAAACGGGGCAGTAACGTTGATGTGTACCTAACGAGCTCAG ACGAGCGTGTGATCGAGTATGACATCGATCGTGTGCTGTTCGATAAGCGGTCCGAGTTCCAGAAGATTCAAATCGTCCACTCGAAGAGTCTGGGAAATATGCTAGTCTTAGACGAATTGCAGA ATATTGCGGAAGCCGATCTCATCTACACCGAAACGCTGATGCGGCGTGGCGTAGAGGAATACGCCGGTAAGGAAATCTGTATTCTGGGCGGAGGCGATGGAGCCCTGCTGTACGAACTGCTCAAGGAGAAACCGAAGCACGTTGTCATGCTAGAGATCGATGAGATGGTTATGCAGGCGTGCAACAAATATATGAACTCGATCTGTGGAGATGTGCTGGAGAAGCGTAAGGACGATCACTATGAGATCATCGTCGGCGACTGTATGTCGTATTTGAACAAGTACATCAAGGAGGGTCGCCAATTCGATTACGTGTTCGGCGATTTGACCGATATTCCGATATCCGATACGCCGACCGGTGAAATGTGGGACTTTATTCGTTTGATTCAGGAGTCCTCCTTCAAGGTGCTGAAACCAGATGGAAAATTTATGACGCAT GGGAACGGCGTTAGCTGCCCAGAATCGCTGGAAATgtacgagcagcagctcaacaaACTGACACCAAAGGTGACGTACACCAAGTGTACGGCGTTCGTTCCATCCTTTATGGAGGAATGGGTATTCTATCAGGTGCAACGCCAGAACACGGATGATGCCGCTAGCGTCTGA
- the LOC125957892 gene encoding uncharacterized protein LOC125957892 isoform X2 produces MKYIMFSAASLCSPMITTPHGRGEDSEHPPGGKSCAWSLSPQFSTGQTRFSCVTILHSKTKRYHASSRRKLNAMRKPKKNCHFDYPLLLGASTTAEYTETRGSV; encoded by the exons ATGAAGTACATCATGTTCTCCGCCGCCTCTCTTTGTTCCCCCATG ATCACCACACCGCACGGCCGCGGAGAGGATTCGGAACACCCTCCAGGGGGGAAGAGTTGTGCTTGGAGCTTGTCGCCTCAGTTCAGCACGGGACAGACCCGTTTCTCCTGCGTCACGATACTACATAGCAAAACGAAGCGATACCATGCCTCATCGAGAAGGAAACTAAACGCGATGCGTAAACCTAAAAAGAACTGCCACTTTGATTATCCTTTGCTGCTAGGTGCCAGCACCACGGCCGAGTACACCGAGACACGGGGCTCAGTATAG
- the LOC125957892 gene encoding uncharacterized protein LOC125957892 isoform X1: protein MKYIMFSAASLCSPMQITTPHGRGEDSEHPPGGKSCAWSLSPQFSTGQTRFSCVTILHSKTKRYHASSRRKLNAMRKPKKNCHFDYPLLLGASTTAEYTETRGSV from the exons ATGAAGTACATCATGTTCTCCGCCGCCTCTCTTTGTTCCCCCATG CAGATCACCACACCGCACGGCCGCGGAGAGGATTCGGAACACCCTCCAGGGGGGAAGAGTTGTGCTTGGAGCTTGTCGCCTCAGTTCAGCACGGGACAGACCCGTTTCTCCTGCGTCACGATACTACATAGCAAAACGAAGCGATACCATGCCTCATCGAGAAGGAAACTAAACGCGATGCGTAAACCTAAAAAGAACTGCCACTTTGATTATCCTTTGCTGCTAGGTGCCAGCACCACGGCCGAGTACACCGAGACACGGGGCTCAGTATAG